The following are encoded in a window of Providencia rettgeri genomic DNA:
- the hyfB gene encoding hydrogenase 4 subunit B, translating to MTALQLLLWSIALYTVGGFASLLFKRQEKIAIYVAGISAIIGGLLGLFSAIPVLMNGEVLTYMAQGPFPFAHFVVRMDGLAAFMVMVISLLVTVSALYSLNYVQEYCGRGAWSMGFFLNIFIASMVALVVMDNAFYFIILFEMMSLASWFLVIADQDDKSIRAGLLYFFIAHAGSILIMIAFFLMWRQSGSLDFDSFRQLTLSPTMASIVFLLGFFGFGAKAGMLPLHSWLPQAHPAAPSHASALMSGVMVKIGIFGISKVAIDLLGATQGWWGIVVLAFGAVSSVLGVMYALAEHDIKRLLAWHTVENIGIILMGVGVGMVGMANNMPVLATIGLLGAVYHLLNHAVFKGLLFLGAGAVIYRIHTRDMEKMGGLAKLMPLTATAFLIGCMAISALPPLNGFVSEWYTYQSLFSMSHEGTFIMRISGPIAIVMLAITGALAAMCFVKVYGVSFCGGARSEQATKAREVPWTMTAAMLVLAAICVILGVGASVIAPVLANVAMSLTSATDITVAQGAMLMPDSAAQAMISPAMTFVLLLALPLIPFIIYLVFKGKQMSYRRKGDAWACGYAWEKDMSVSAGGFTQPLRSMFAPLYRMREQLDPSDRLAQTLEMTKTGAGNVEPFWDEKIIYPFVRCINRIAKRMQCLQGGDFRLYCLYVVAALVVLLVVIAA from the coding sequence ATGACAGCGCTTCAATTACTTTTGTGGTCAATTGCGTTATATACCGTCGGTGGGTTTGCCTCGTTGCTGTTTAAGCGCCAAGAAAAAATCGCCATTTATGTGGCAGGGATTTCGGCGATTATCGGTGGCTTATTAGGGTTGTTTAGCGCCATTCCAGTTTTAATGAATGGTGAAGTCCTGACGTATATGGCACAAGGGCCGTTCCCATTTGCTCATTTTGTCGTTCGGATGGATGGCTTAGCCGCCTTTATGGTGATGGTGATTTCGTTGCTGGTTACCGTCAGCGCCCTATATTCATTGAATTATGTTCAGGAGTATTGTGGACGTGGGGCTTGGAGCATGGGCTTCTTCCTCAATATCTTTATCGCCTCCATGGTGGCGCTGGTGGTGATGGATAATGCGTTTTATTTCATTATCTTATTTGAAATGATGTCACTCGCATCTTGGTTCCTCGTTATTGCTGATCAAGATGACAAATCCATTCGCGCTGGCTTGCTGTATTTCTTTATCGCCCATGCGGGTTCGATCTTGATCATGATAGCGTTCTTCTTAATGTGGCGACAAAGTGGCAGCTTAGACTTCGACTCCTTCCGTCAACTTACGCTTTCGCCAACGATGGCATCGATAGTGTTTTTATTGGGATTTTTTGGCTTTGGTGCCAAAGCAGGGATGCTTCCATTACACAGTTGGTTACCACAAGCTCACCCCGCAGCACCGTCACATGCCTCCGCGTTGATGTCAGGGGTAATGGTGAAAATCGGTATTTTTGGGATCAGCAAAGTGGCTATCGACTTGCTAGGTGCAACTCAAGGTTGGTGGGGCATTGTGGTGTTGGCCTTTGGTGCTGTCTCTTCTGTTCTTGGTGTGATGTATGCACTGGCGGAGCACGACATTAAGCGCTTGCTAGCATGGCATACCGTTGAAAATATCGGCATTATTTTGATGGGTGTCGGCGTTGGTATGGTCGGTATGGCAAATAATATGCCGGTACTCGCGACCATAGGTCTGCTCGGCGCGGTTTACCATCTGCTTAACCACGCGGTATTTAAAGGGCTGTTGTTCCTAGGCGCAGGGGCGGTGATTTATCGTATACATACCCGCGATATGGAAAAAATGGGGGGATTAGCCAAATTAATGCCATTGACGGCAACCGCCTTTTTAATCGGCTGTATGGCGATTTCTGCTTTACCCCCCTTAAACGGTTTTGTTAGTGAGTGGTACACCTATCAATCCCTTTTCTCAATGAGCCATGAAGGCACATTCATCATGCGTATCAGTGGTCCTATCGCCATCGTGATGTTAGCCATCACAGGGGCGCTGGCGGCGATGTGTTTTGTCAAGGTGTATGGTGTGAGTTTCTGTGGCGGTGCGCGCAGTGAACAAGCGACAAAAGCACGGGAAGTTCCTTGGACAATGACCGCAGCCATGCTGGTTTTAGCCGCTATCTGCGTCATTTTAGGCGTGGGGGCTAGTGTGATTGCCCCTGTATTGGCGAATGTGGCGATGTCATTAACCAGTGCAACAGATATCACGGTTGCCCAAGGGGCGATGTTAATGCCTGATAGCGCAGCACAAGCAATGATTTCCCCAGCGATGACTTTCGTTCTGTTACTCGCTTTACCGCTTATTCCTTTCATTATTTATCTGGTGTTCAAAGGCAAGCAAATGAGCTATCGCCGCAAAGGGGATGCGTGGGCGTGTGGTTATGCATGGGAAAAAGACATGTCAGTGTCTGCGGGGGGCTTTACTCAACCGCTGCGTTCTATGTTTGCACCGCTTTACCGTATGCGTGAGCAACTCGACCCATCGGATCGTTTAGCGCAAACCTTAGAGATGACGAAAACAGGGGCGGGTAATGTTGAGCCTTTCTGGGATGAGAAGATTATTTACCCATTTGTCCGTTGTATTAATCGGATCGCGAAGCGCATGCAGTGCTTACAAGGCGGAGACTTCAGGCTGTACTGCCTGTATGTTGTTGCTGCGTTGGTGGTGTTGCTTGTCGTGATCGCGGCGTAG
- a CDS encoding 4Fe-4S dicluster domain-containing protein, whose product MNRFVIADPQLCIGCNTCMAACSETHKAQGLQSHPRLNVVKVGELTAPMLCRQCDDAPCARVCPVNAITHDNGMIVLNESLCIGCKLCGLVCPFGAITPSGSKPVNMPDFFEQYVPKEMLLDVPDSLPTMNPFLAWNAGIRNIAVKCDLCDFSENGPACVKVCPTDALHLVEESQLENESAKRRNASVDAMPPEFDIFVSRQENL is encoded by the coding sequence ATGAATCGCTTTGTGATTGCCGACCCGCAATTATGTATCGGATGTAATACCTGCATGGCAGCCTGTTCAGAAACACACAAGGCACAGGGATTACAATCACATCCGAGACTAAATGTGGTGAAAGTAGGAGAGCTAACCGCCCCGATGTTGTGTCGTCAGTGTGACGATGCACCGTGTGCGCGGGTGTGCCCAGTGAACGCGATTACACATGACAATGGCATGATCGTGTTGAATGAGAGCCTGTGCATTGGTTGTAAGCTGTGCGGCTTGGTGTGTCCGTTTGGGGCGATCACACCATCCGGTAGTAAACCTGTCAATATGCCTGATTTCTTTGAGCAATATGTACCGAAAGAGATGCTGCTTGATGTACCAGACAGTTTACCGACCATGAACCCATTTTTAGCGTGGAATGCGGGCATTCGCAATATCGCCGTGAAATGCGATTTATGTGATTTTAGCGAAAATGGACCTGCATGTGTGAAGGTTTGCCCAACGGATGCCCTCCATCTGGTTGAGGAAAGCCAATTGGAAAACGAAAGTGCGAAACGCCGCAATGCGTCTGTCGATGCAATGCCGCCAGAGTTCGACATTTTTGTCTCACGGCAGGAGAACCTCTAA